The following are encoded in a window of Sminthopsis crassicaudata isolate SCR6 chromosome 3, ASM4859323v1, whole genome shotgun sequence genomic DNA:
- the COX7A1 gene encoding cytochrome c oxidase subunit 7A1, mitochondrial, with protein sequence MRGLLISCSRTLIRPFSSSTRNLANKVAEKQKLFQENNDLPIHLKGGAQDNLLYRLTMAICLGGTTYSLFCLGWASFPHKK encoded by the exons ATGAGGGGCTTGTTG ATATCTTGCTCCCGGACCCTGATACGTCCCTTCAGCTCCAGTACCAGAAACCTGGCAAATAAAgtggcagaaaaacaaaaactcttccAG GAGAACAATGACCTCCCGATTCATCTGAAAGGGGGCGCCCAGGACAACCTTCTCTACAGATTGACCATGGCCATTTGCTTGGGAG gTACCACTTACAGCCTCTTCTGCCTCGGCTGGGCCTCCTTCCCCCACAAGAAGTGA
- the CAPNS1 gene encoding calpain small subunit 1 isoform X2 produces MEVSASELMNILNKVVTRHPDLKTDGFAIDTCRSMVAVMDSDTTGKLGFEEFKYLWNNIKKWQAIYKQFDLDRSGTISSNELPGAFSAAGFQLSPELYQMIIRRYSDEDGSMDFDNFISCLVRLDAMFRAFKSLDKDGSGQIRVNIQEWLQLTMYS; encoded by the exons ATGGAGGTCAGTGCCTCGGAGCTCATGAACATCCTGAATAAGGTGGTGACTCGAC ATCCTGACCTGAAGACGGATGGTTTTGCCATCGACACCTGCAGGAGCATGGTGGCCGTCATGGAT AGCGACACCACGGGCAAACTCGGCTTTGAGGAGTTTAAGTACCTTTGGAACAACATAAAGAAGTGGCAG GCCATCTACAAACAGTTCGACTTAGACCGCTCGGGGACCATCAGCAGCAACGAGCTTCCGGGAGCCTTTTCGGCTGCAG GCTTCCAGCTCAGCCCGGAGCTGTACCAGATGATCATTCGGCGCTACTCCGACGAGGACGGCAGCATGGACTTCGACAACTTCATCAGCTGCCTCGTGCGCCTCGACGCCATGTTCC GTGCCTTCAAGTCTCTGGACAAGGATGGCAGCGGGCAGATCCGGGTGAACATCCAAGAG TGGCTGCAGCTGACCATGTACTCCTGA